In Herbaspirillum seropedicae, a single window of DNA contains:
- a CDS encoding DHCW motif cupin fold protein, with translation MKITHLPFGTTDWSQVPATEHPGVTGTAWWRTCQFGELRVRMVEYTPGYLADYWCVKGHVLLCLEGELHTELEDGRSFVLKPGMSYQVADGAEPHRSSTAVGAKLFIVD, from the coding sequence ATGAAGATCACCCATCTGCCCTTCGGCACCACCGACTGGAGCCAGGTCCCCGCCACCGAGCATCCCGGCGTGACCGGCACGGCCTGGTGGCGCACCTGCCAGTTTGGCGAGCTGCGCGTGCGCATGGTCGAATACACGCCCGGCTACCTGGCCGATTACTGGTGTGTGAAGGGCCATGTGCTGCTGTGCCTGGAAGGGGAGCTGCATACCGAGCTGGAGGATGGCCGCAGTTTCGTCCTCAAACCGGGCATGAGCTATCAGGTGGCCGATGGGGCTGAGCCGCACCGCTCGTCTACGGCGGTGGGGGCGAAGTTGTTTATCGTGGATTGA
- a CDS encoding MBL fold metallo-hydrolase, which translates to MLATSLGACSSSGKYADPSKSNRTDSGFRNNYAQPERGSFWKWQWERLTQGLPKPPENHYQFPVLKPDLAWLKDNDRHPSVTWIGHATALVQLGGKNVLTDPMFSQRASPFSFIGPARKVPLPVQISELPHIDVVVISHNHYDHLDRASVEQLNLQPGGPPLFLVPLGLRDWFQALGITNVQEMDWWDKTSLDQLDIHFVPATHWSARGLFDRSETLWGGWVLQAMDCPGKADTTRQSPVAPFSVYFAGDTGYSQDFRDIGERFGHFDLALIPIGAYAPRWFMQNQHVDPAQAVLIHQDVHARRSVAIHWGTFELADDALDEPPKELAKAMQAAGLPQEQFVTLKHGETLKLDR; encoded by the coding sequence ATGCTGGCGACCAGCCTGGGCGCCTGCTCTTCGTCCGGCAAGTATGCCGACCCCAGCAAATCGAATCGCACCGACAGCGGTTTTCGCAACAACTATGCGCAACCCGAGCGCGGCTCCTTCTGGAAGTGGCAATGGGAGCGCCTGACCCAGGGCCTGCCCAAGCCGCCGGAAAACCATTACCAGTTCCCCGTACTCAAGCCGGACCTGGCCTGGCTCAAGGACAATGATCGCCACCCCAGCGTGACCTGGATAGGCCATGCCACGGCACTGGTGCAACTGGGCGGCAAGAATGTGCTGACCGATCCCATGTTCTCGCAGCGCGCCTCGCCCTTCTCTTTCATCGGTCCCGCGCGCAAGGTGCCGCTGCCGGTGCAGATCAGCGAGCTGCCGCACATCGACGTGGTGGTGATTTCGCACAACCACTACGACCATCTGGACCGCGCCAGTGTGGAGCAATTGAACCTGCAGCCGGGCGGCCCGCCGCTGTTCCTGGTGCCGCTGGGACTGCGCGACTGGTTCCAGGCGCTGGGCATCACCAACGTCCAGGAGATGGACTGGTGGGACAAGACCTCGCTGGACCAGCTCGACATCCATTTCGTCCCTGCCACGCACTGGTCGGCGCGCGGCCTGTTCGACCGCTCCGAAACGCTGTGGGGCGGCTGGGTGCTGCAAGCCATGGACTGCCCGGGCAAGGCCGATACGACGCGGCAGTCGCCGGTGGCGCCCTTCTCGGTCTACTTCGCCGGTGACACCGGTTACTCGCAGGATTTCCGCGACATCGGCGAGCGCTTCGGCCACTTCGACCTGGCGCTCATCCCCATCGGGGCCTATGCGCCGCGCTGGTTCATGCAGAACCAGCATGTCGATCCGGCGCAGGCGGTGCTGATCCACCAGGATGTGCACGCCCGGCGCTCGGTCGCCATCCATTGGGGGACCTTCGAACTGGCTGATGACGCGCTCGACGAGCCTCCCAAGGAGCTGGCCAAGGCCATGCAAGCGGCTGGATTACCGCAGGAGCAGTTCGTCACGCTCAAGCATGGGGAGACGCTCAAGCTGGATCGGTAA
- a CDS encoding threonine dehydratase translates to MSHAARTLLPSLTDIEQAAGIVYAGMAPTAQLCWPLLNQALGAEVWVKHENHAPTGAFKVRGGMVYLHHLARQQPQLSGVVSATRGNHGQSVGLAARRLGISATIVVPQGNSREKNAAMRALGVELIEHGSEFQESREYAQQLAAQQQLHMIPSLHRDLVAGVASYWMELFAAQPGLDVVLVPIGQGSGMCGAVAARNALGLSTRIIGVVSAHALAYKLSFEAGRKIESPVSTCIADGVACRVPDQASLEVLFSEVDEVVAVTDDEVMDAMKLAYIATHNVAEGAGACALAAAWQLRARLRGLKVGVTLSGGNVDHDVLARVLARAAAPADMLLAPAQVLPLTSLPQRRSA, encoded by the coding sequence ATGTCGCACGCCGCCCGTACCCTGTTGCCCAGCCTGACCGACATCGAGCAGGCCGCCGGCATTGTCTACGCTGGCATGGCACCGACGGCGCAACTGTGCTGGCCGCTGCTGAACCAGGCCCTGGGCGCGGAAGTCTGGGTCAAGCACGAGAACCATGCACCCACTGGCGCCTTCAAGGTGCGCGGCGGCATGGTCTACCTGCATCACCTGGCGCGCCAGCAGCCGCAACTCTCCGGCGTCGTCTCGGCCACCCGCGGCAACCACGGCCAGTCCGTCGGCCTGGCGGCGCGGCGCCTGGGCATCTCTGCGACCATCGTGGTCCCGCAGGGCAACAGCCGGGAGAAGAATGCCGCCATGCGCGCCCTGGGTGTGGAATTGATCGAACATGGCAGCGAATTCCAGGAAAGCCGCGAGTACGCCCAGCAGCTCGCCGCCCAGCAGCAACTGCACATGATTCCCTCCTTGCACCGCGATCTGGTGGCCGGCGTGGCCAGCTACTGGATGGAACTGTTCGCGGCCCAGCCGGGGCTGGATGTGGTGCTGGTTCCCATCGGCCAGGGCTCGGGCATGTGCGGCGCAGTCGCTGCGCGCAATGCGCTGGGCCTGTCGACCCGCATCATCGGCGTGGTCTCGGCGCATGCGCTGGCCTACAAGCTGTCCTTCGAGGCGGGGCGCAAGATCGAATCGCCGGTCAGCACCTGCATCGCCGACGGCGTGGCCTGCCGGGTGCCGGACCAGGCTTCGCTGGAGGTGCTGTTCTCCGAGGTCGATGAGGTCGTGGCCGTGACTGATGACGAAGTGATGGACGCCATGAAGCTGGCCTACATCGCCACCCACAACGTGGCCGAAGGAGCGGGCGCCTGTGCGCTGGCGGCGGCCTGGCAATTGCGTGCGCGGCTGCGCGGCCTGAAGGTCGGCGTCACGCTCTCGGGCGGCAATGTCGATCACGATGTGCTGGCCCGGGTACTGGCGCGTGCGGCGGCGCCCGCTGACATGTTGCTGGCGCCGGCGCAGGTGTTGCCGCTGACTTCCTTGCCCCAGCGGAGGTCCGCATGA
- a CDS encoding DMT family transporter codes for MQASSKPVVTATAEGNVARNESRGMWLGLIGVAVFSLTLPFTRIAVAELSPAFVAFGRAVVAGLCSLALLAWMRAPRPNAQQLRGLVITALGVVVGFPLFSSIAMRYVPAAHGAVVVGLLPLATALFGALRFGERPSAGFWLSALAGSAIVIAFALRAGGGSFHAADFALFAAVITAAMGYAEGGRLAQSMGGQNVIAWALVVALPVMLPVSLWLGWQDGLSASAPAWLAFGYVSLFSMFIGFFFWYKGLALGGIARVGQVQLLQPFMSLLGAAVIAGEALDASNMLFALAVIVVVAIGRRMAVRR; via the coding sequence ATGCAGGCAAGCAGCAAACCAGTCGTCACTGCCACAGCCGAAGGCAATGTGGCGCGCAATGAAAGCCGGGGCATGTGGCTGGGGCTCATCGGCGTGGCCGTCTTCAGTCTCACCTTGCCCTTTACCCGCATCGCCGTGGCTGAACTCAGCCCCGCCTTCGTCGCCTTCGGCCGCGCCGTGGTGGCGGGCCTGTGCTCGCTGGCGCTGTTGGCATGGATGCGGGCGCCTCGTCCGAACGCGCAGCAATTGCGTGGCCTGGTCATCACCGCCCTCGGCGTGGTGGTGGGCTTTCCACTGTTTTCATCGATTGCCATGCGCTACGTGCCGGCGGCCCACGGCGCCGTGGTGGTCGGCCTGCTGCCGCTGGCCACCGCCTTGTTTGGCGCGCTGCGCTTCGGTGAACGTCCTTCTGCCGGTTTCTGGTTGTCCGCGCTGGCCGGCTCGGCCATCGTCATTGCCTTTGCATTGCGCGCGGGTGGGGGCAGTTTCCATGCGGCCGACTTCGCGCTCTTCGCCGCCGTCATCACGGCCGCCATGGGCTATGCCGAGGGCGGACGGCTGGCCCAGAGCATGGGCGGGCAGAACGTGATTGCCTGGGCGCTGGTGGTGGCCTTGCCGGTCATGCTGCCGGTCTCGCTGTGGCTGGGCTGGCAGGACGGACTGAGCGCTTCCGCGCCGGCCTGGCTGGCCTTTGGCTACGTGTCGCTGTTTTCCATGTTCATCGGCTTCTTCTTCTGGTACAAGGGCCTGGCCCTGGGCGGCATTGCCCGTGTTGGCCAGGTGCAATTGTTGCAACCTTTCATGAGCCTGCTGGGCGCGGCCGTCATCGCCGGCGAGGCGCTGGATGCGAGCAATATGCTCTTCGCCCTGGCCGTGATCGTGGTCGTGGCCATTGGCCGGCGCATGGCGGTACGCCGCTGA
- a CDS encoding LysE family translocator, producing MIETLLPLMSFAFVSSITPGPNNIMLTSSGIWFGFRRSLPHMLGITFGFGVLLALCAFGIGELVIAVPQLVLLLKAMGCAYLLYLAWQLRRMGVAGAGERAAQPMSFGAAALFQFANPKAWVMAVTGASAFMPMLHKLPGALAILVYCLVFCAINLPCVSVWAGAGAVLRRYLERPLWRMAFAAVMVLLTLYSALAIWF from the coding sequence ATGATCGAGACCTTGCTGCCGCTGATGTCCTTTGCCTTCGTCTCTTCGATCACGCCCGGGCCCAACAACATCATGCTGACCTCTTCGGGCATCTGGTTCGGCTTTCGCCGCTCGCTGCCGCACATGCTGGGTATCACCTTCGGCTTTGGCGTACTGCTGGCCTTATGCGCCTTTGGTATAGGCGAGCTGGTCATCGCCGTGCCGCAACTGGTGTTGCTGCTCAAGGCCATGGGGTGCGCCTACCTGCTGTACCTGGCCTGGCAATTGCGCCGCATGGGCGTGGCCGGTGCGGGCGAGCGGGCGGCCCAGCCGATGTCCTTCGGTGCGGCGGCCCTGTTCCAGTTCGCCAATCCCAAGGCCTGGGTGATGGCCGTGACCGGCGCTTCGGCCTTCATGCCGATGCTGCATAAGCTGCCCGGCGCACTGGCAATCCTGGTCTACTGCCTGGTGTTCTGCGCCATCAACCTGCCTTGCGTATCCGTCTGGGCGGGCGCGGGGGCGGTGCTGCGCCGTTACCTGGAGCGCCCGCTGTGGCGCATGGCCTTTGCGGCGGTCATGGTGCTGCTGACGCTCTATTCGGCATTGGCCATCTGGTTCTGA
- a CDS encoding DUF1778 domain-containing protein, translating into MTDIVERGRITARVPLAVEARLREAADLVGATMNQFLVQAALEKANEVIDRERFIAVTPRDADFLLNLLDDPSPANAKLMRARERYHRARHERVLRSTTEQDAASD; encoded by the coding sequence ATGACCGATATCGTTGAAAGGGGCCGGATCACGGCCCGCGTACCACTAGCCGTCGAAGCAAGGCTGAGGGAAGCTGCCGACCTGGTCGGCGCGACGATGAACCAGTTCCTGGTACAAGCCGCGCTGGAAAAGGCCAATGAAGTGATCGACCGCGAACGCTTCATCGCAGTCACGCCGAGGGATGCTGACTTTTTGTTGAACCTGCTTGACGACCCATCGCCTGCCAACGCCAAGCTGATGCGCGCGCGCGAGCGTTATCATCGGGCCCGACATGAACGAGTACTTCGTAGCACCACTGAACAAGACGCAGCATCAGACTGA
- a CDS encoding RidA family protein, which produces MSVYEKLKALNIELPAVATPAAAYVMYAQTGNTVFLSGHLAKKDGKVWVGQLGRDIGTDDAKLAARAVAVDLIATLQAACGGDLTRVKRIVKLMSLVNSTGEFTEHHLVTNGASELIGEVFGEAGKHARSAFGVAQLPMGACVEIEMIAEIA; this is translated from the coding sequence ATGTCCGTCTATGAAAAGCTGAAAGCACTGAACATCGAACTGCCCGCCGTGGCCACCCCGGCAGCAGCCTATGTGATGTATGCGCAAACCGGCAATACCGTCTTCCTCTCCGGCCACCTGGCCAAGAAGGATGGCAAGGTATGGGTCGGTCAGCTGGGACGCGATATCGGCACCGACGACGCCAAGCTGGCCGCGCGCGCCGTGGCCGTGGACCTGATCGCCACCTTGCAGGCTGCCTGCGGCGGCGACCTCACCCGCGTCAAGCGCATCGTCAAGCTGATGAGCCTGGTCAACTCGACCGGCGAATTCACCGAGCACCACCTGGTCACCAACGGCGCCTCCGAGCTGATCGGCGAAGTCTTCGGCGAAGCCGGCAAGCACGCCCGTTCCGCCTTTGGCGTGGCGCAGCTGCCCATGGGCGCCTGCGTGGAAATCGAAATGATCGCCGAGATCGCCTGA
- a CDS encoding PLP-dependent aminotransferase family protein: MKLENPAPLQWQFSQRADAMKSSAIREILKVTMRPDITSFAGGLPSPLTFPVEHMKTAFDRVLSQQGKMALQYGPTDGYLPLREWIAASLSTNGAQISAEQVLMVSGSQQGLDLLGKVLIDEGSKVLVETPSYLGALQAFALYGAKFESVPSDEFGLQPETIEAIAGGARMLYSLPNFQNPTGRTLPTERRFKLVETCARLGLPLIEDDPYGALSYQNAPLPKMLSMNPSGVIYMGSFSKVLTPGIRLGYVVAPRPLILKMEQAKQATDLHTAQLTQMVVYEAIKDGFLDQHVPTIRKLYGDQCQAMLDALQQYFPASCSWSKPEGGMFIWVTLPEHIDAGALLNEAVEQEKVAFVPGAPFYANVAQKNTLRLSFVTVPPEQIRAGVERLGKLIASKL; this comes from the coding sequence ATGAAACTCGAAAATCCCGCACCGCTGCAGTGGCAGTTCTCCCAGCGCGCTGACGCCATGAAGAGCTCGGCCATCCGTGAAATCCTGAAGGTGACGATGCGTCCCGACATCACCTCCTTCGCCGGTGGCCTGCCTTCGCCGCTGACCTTCCCGGTCGAGCACATGAAGACCGCCTTCGACCGCGTGCTGAGCCAGCAAGGCAAGATGGCCCTGCAATACGGCCCCACCGATGGCTATCTGCCGCTGCGTGAATGGATCGCCGCATCGCTGTCGACCAATGGCGCGCAGATCAGCGCCGAACAGGTGCTGATGGTGTCCGGTTCCCAGCAGGGCCTGGACCTGCTGGGCAAGGTCCTGATCGATGAAGGCAGCAAGGTGCTGGTCGAGACCCCCAGCTACCTGGGCGCGCTGCAAGCCTTTGCGCTCTACGGCGCCAAGTTCGAATCGGTGCCCAGCGACGAATTCGGTCTGCAACCCGAGACCATCGAAGCCATCGCCGGTGGCGCGCGCATGCTGTATTCGCTGCCCAACTTCCAGAACCCGACCGGCCGCACCCTGCCCACCGAGCGCCGTTTCAAGCTGGTGGAAACCTGTGCCCGCCTGGGTCTGCCGCTGATCGAAGATGATCCGTACGGCGCCCTGAGCTACCAGAACGCGCCGCTGCCCAAGATGCTGTCGATGAATCCCTCGGGCGTGATCTACATGGGTTCCTTCTCCAAGGTGCTGACCCCGGGCATCCGCCTGGGTTACGTGGTCGCGCCGCGTCCGCTGATCCTGAAGATGGAACAGGCCAAGCAAGCCACCGACCTGCACACCGCCCAGTTGACCCAGATGGTGGTGTACGAGGCCATCAAGGACGGCTTCCTGGACCAGCACGTGCCGACCATCCGCAAGCTCTATGGCGACCAGTGCCAGGCCATGCTGGATGCGCTGCAACAGTACTTCCCGGCCAGCTGCAGCTGGAGCAAGCCGGAAGGCGGCATGTTCATCTGGGTGACCCTGCCCGAGCACATCGACGCTGGCGCGCTGTTGAACGAAGCCGTGGAGCAGGAAAAGGTCGCCTTCGTCCCCGGCGCCCCGTTCTATGCCAACGTGGCGCAGAAGAACACGCTGCGCCTGTCCTTCGTGACCGTGCCGCCGGAACAGATCCGCGCCGGCGTGGAACGCCTGGGCAAGCTGATCGCCTCCAAGCTGTAA
- a CDS encoding GNAT family N-acetyltransferase — MNEYFVAPLNKTQHQTEHFDCATPALNQWLRNTAGQHQDKGISRTFVLACDDTPQVIRGYYALAIRQMIATATLPIEFSKRLPREVPALTLARLAICRTLQGRGLGEFLLYDALWRAKEASNQVGGALLFVDAKEAQAASFYAQYGFKPMPESPLTLAIALSKIT, encoded by the coding sequence ATGAACGAGTACTTCGTAGCACCACTGAACAAGACGCAGCATCAGACTGAGCACTTCGATTGTGCTACCCCAGCGTTGAACCAATGGTTGCGCAACACGGCAGGCCAACATCAGGACAAGGGAATTTCCCGTACTTTCGTGCTTGCCTGCGACGATACCCCCCAGGTTATCCGCGGCTACTACGCATTGGCCATCCGCCAGATGATCGCCACAGCCACCCTGCCTATAGAATTTTCGAAGCGTCTGCCGCGTGAAGTCCCCGCCCTGACCCTGGCGCGACTGGCCATTTGCCGGACCTTGCAAGGACGGGGACTCGGCGAGTTTCTCCTCTACGACGCCCTGTGGCGCGCCAAGGAAGCCAGCAATCAGGTCGGCGGAGCCCTGCTTTTCGTCGATGCCAAGGAGGCTCAGGCTGCCAGTTTCTATGCGCAATATGGATTCAAGCCGATGCCAGAATCACCGTTGACGCTGGCCATCGCCCTGTCAAAAATTACTTGA